One window of Streptomyces sp. FIT100 genomic DNA carries:
- a CDS encoding HtaA domain-containing protein: MAVVRRPVALGAVIATAVALGATGFAALPALAAGSAAAPAAAPKLEIVDGTLDWGLKESFRKYVAGPIAHGSVSVADGATQAAGNGVFTFTGGKGTYDTATHASETAFKGSVHCLGHGGVLDVKVGDIKVATGATAGTVTADFTSKKMDGTVVTKDDAVIADLDLTGIAPGQGEGGATVLANIPAKLTADGAEAFAGFYQAGTALDPATLSVKAAAPSPSPTGSPSSSPSPTGSPSSSPSPTGSPSSSPSPTDDPSTTPSAPADGTIVDGNLDWGLKESFRTYVVGPIAGGKVELADGAVRNGEIYRFTKAGGSFDAGKQNLSAEFDGSVRFLGHKEADGTYVLDLKLSGLQTQVKNGKGTLVADVSSKDRETHKVSTFEDLPLASLDLPDGKLSAKDGVVTLSDVPASLTADGAQAFAGFYEAGTELDKVSLSVALDEDAELPGGTGGSTGGGTGGSSSGGSTGGTTGTTTGGGTVGGSAGGGSLASTGSELPAGALLAASGAVAAAGAGVVVAVRRRQSAPQS, encoded by the coding sequence ATGGCAGTAGTACGCCGCCCCGTCGCACTCGGTGCCGTCATAGCGACCGCGGTCGCCCTCGGCGCCACCGGATTCGCCGCCCTCCCGGCCCTCGCCGCCGGCTCCGCCGCGGCCCCGGCCGCCGCGCCGAAGCTGGAGATCGTCGACGGCACGCTCGACTGGGGCCTCAAGGAGTCCTTCCGCAAGTACGTCGCCGGTCCCATCGCCCACGGCTCCGTCAGCGTCGCGGACGGTGCCACGCAGGCCGCGGGCAACGGCGTCTTCACCTTCACCGGTGGCAAGGGCACCTACGACACCGCCACGCACGCCTCCGAGACGGCCTTCAAGGGCAGCGTCCACTGCCTCGGCCACGGCGGCGTCCTGGACGTGAAGGTGGGAGACATCAAGGTCGCCACCGGAGCCACCGCGGGCACCGTCACCGCCGACTTCACGAGCAAGAAGATGGACGGCACGGTCGTCACCAAGGACGACGCCGTGATCGCGGACCTCGACCTCACGGGCATCGCGCCGGGGCAGGGCGAGGGCGGTGCGACGGTACTCGCGAACATCCCGGCCAAGCTGACCGCCGACGGCGCCGAGGCGTTCGCCGGCTTCTACCAGGCGGGCACCGCGCTCGACCCGGCGACGCTCTCGGTCAAGGCGGCCGCTCCCTCCCCGTCACCGACCGGGAGCCCGTCCTCGTCCCCGTCGCCCACGGGCAGTCCCTCGTCCTCGCCGTCGCCGACCGGCAGTCCGTCCTCGTCCCCGTCGCCGACGGACGACCCGTCCACCACCCCGTCCGCGCCCGCCGACGGCACGATCGTCGACGGCAACCTCGACTGGGGCCTCAAGGAGTCCTTCCGTACCTACGTGGTCGGCCCGATCGCCGGCGGCAAGGTCGAACTCGCCGACGGCGCCGTCAGGAACGGCGAGATCTACCGCTTCACCAAGGCCGGCGGCTCGTTCGACGCCGGCAAGCAGAACCTCTCGGCGGAGTTCGACGGCTCGGTCCGCTTCCTCGGTCACAAGGAGGCCGACGGCACCTACGTGCTGGACCTGAAGCTCAGCGGTCTGCAGACCCAGGTGAAGAACGGCAAGGGCACTCTCGTCGCCGACGTGTCCAGCAAGGACCGCGAGACCCACAAGGTCTCCACCTTCGAGGACCTTCCCCTCGCCTCGCTGGACCTGCCGGACGGCAAGCTCAGCGCGAAGGACGGCGTCGTGACTCTGAGCGACGTCCCGGCCAGCCTGACGGCCGACGGCGCGCAGGCGTTCGCCGGCTTCTACGAGGCGGGCACCGAGCTCGACAAGGTGTCCCTGTCCGTCGCCCTCGACGAGGACGCCGAACTGCCCGGCGGCACCGGTGGATCGACCGGCGGTGGCACCGGCGGCTCGTCCTCCGGCGGCAGCACCGGAGGCACCACCGGTACCACCACCGGCGGCGGTACGGTCGGCGGCTCCGCCGGCGGCGGCAGCCTGGCCTCGACGGGCTCCGAACTCCCCGCGGGCGCCCTCCTCGCCGCGTCCGGCGCCGTCGCCGCGGCCGGTGCGGGCGTGGTCGTCGCGGTGCGCCGCAGGCAGTCCGCCCCGCAGTCCTGA
- a CDS encoding HtaA domain-containing protein gives MLPFRPVRAFAVMLLAALAGALLPVTAAHAESRTVQGGRLDWGIKASFQSYITGPIANGSWRLTGGAATVGGSQFRFHSATGSYDPGTGAFRSGFSGGVHFTGHKKPDGTHQLDLSISRPTVRISGGRGTVHVDMVSKAKGTGKLTTYNQVAFADLDLSGIDMRGGGSPVSLAGVPATLTAQGATAFAGYYTAGTPLDPVSLSVDVAAATRTPSATPSASASADAGGKDGKDAKKGPGAFRDAAVDWGVRRTFREYVTGSIAQGKWTLADGAEDGGALFRFPRGKGSYDPEKQTLDADFAGSVRFTGKDLDLTLGKVSVRVEKGKGTLSADVTSGGATTKAVPLITFVAGDFAPKGGLARLTEAPATLTEGGSTAFNSLYRAGTEMDPISLAVAVDAKAHLPALPDLGSEPTASASPTADKPSADPTGQTDAAAPSGTSSLAGTYTAAGAALLVIAAAAVYVALRRRRANTAGSPPASDGPDPAVAAGDEN, from the coding sequence ATGCTGCCCTTCAGACCGGTCCGCGCCTTCGCCGTGATGCTTCTCGCGGCGCTCGCCGGCGCCCTGCTGCCCGTCACCGCGGCCCACGCGGAGAGCCGGACGGTGCAGGGCGGCAGGCTCGACTGGGGCATCAAAGCCTCGTTCCAGAGCTACATCACCGGGCCCATAGCCAACGGGAGTTGGCGTCTGACGGGCGGGGCCGCGACGGTGGGCGGCAGCCAGTTCCGCTTCCACTCGGCCACGGGCTCGTACGACCCGGGGACCGGCGCGTTCCGCTCCGGCTTCTCCGGCGGCGTCCACTTCACCGGCCACAAGAAGCCCGACGGCACGCACCAGCTCGACCTGAGCATCAGCCGCCCCACCGTCCGGATCTCCGGCGGACGGGGCACGGTCCACGTCGACATGGTCAGCAAGGCCAAGGGCACCGGCAAACTCACGACCTACAACCAGGTCGCGTTCGCCGATCTGGACCTCTCCGGCATCGACATGCGCGGCGGCGGCAGCCCGGTCTCCCTGGCCGGCGTGCCCGCGACGCTGACCGCCCAGGGCGCCACCGCCTTCGCCGGCTACTACACGGCCGGCACCCCGCTCGACCCGGTGAGCCTCTCCGTCGACGTCGCGGCCGCCACGCGGACCCCTTCCGCCACGCCCTCCGCCTCCGCGTCGGCCGACGCGGGCGGGAAGGACGGGAAGGACGCGAAGAAGGGCCCGGGCGCGTTCCGTGACGCGGCCGTCGACTGGGGCGTGCGGCGCACCTTCCGCGAGTACGTCACCGGCTCCATCGCGCAGGGTAAGTGGACCCTCGCCGACGGCGCCGAGGACGGCGGCGCGCTGTTCCGCTTCCCCCGGGGCAAGGGCTCCTACGACCCGGAGAAGCAGACCCTCGACGCCGACTTCGCGGGCAGTGTGCGCTTCACCGGCAAGGACCTCGACCTGACCCTCGGCAAGGTCTCCGTCCGCGTCGAGAAGGGCAAAGGCACCCTGAGCGCCGACGTCACCTCCGGGGGTGCCACCACCAAGGCCGTGCCCCTGATCACCTTCGTGGCCGGGGACTTCGCGCCCAAGGGCGGTCTCGCACGGCTCACCGAGGCCCCGGCGACCCTGACCGAAGGCGGCTCCACGGCCTTCAACTCCCTCTACAGGGCGGGCACGGAGATGGACCCGATCTCGCTCGCCGTCGCCGTCGACGCCAAGGCGCACCTGCCGGCCCTGCCCGACCTGGGCAGCGAGCCCACCGCGTCCGCGTCGCCGACGGCGGACAAGCCCTCCGCAGACCCCACCGGGCAGACGGACGCCGCCGCCCCGTCCGGGACGTCCTCCCTCGCGGGGACGTACACGGCGGCCGGCGCGGCGCTGCTCGTCATCGCGGCCGCCGCGGTCTACGTCGCCCTGCGGCGCCGCCGCGCGAACACCGCTGGTTCTCCGCCCGCGTCCGACGGCCCCGACCCGGCCGTCGCCGCCGGCGACGAGAACTGA
- a CDS encoding hemin ABC transporter substrate-binding protein — MVHSVRTSRLAGALVSVLALALTATGCGGGGSADAPKQTQKQRASGAAAPNRLEPLGSAPEPAMPVTVDSADGRKVTVTSADRIVPLTGSLNEIVFTLGLGDRVVARDITATFEQAAKLPVVTRAHDVSAESVLSLRPGIVLAETTTGPAEAIGQIRDAGIPLVVVEPAKSLDDVGRRIDRVAQILGVKAAGAELKKRTEARIAAVQKTIPARAGREPRVAFLYVRGSAAVYLIGGAQSGAVSLLEAAGAVDAGKESGLDKDFTPITSEALAKAAPDAILVMTKGLQSVGGVDGLVEIPGVAQTPAGMNRRIVSVEDGVLLNYGPRTDQVLSEIVYQLYADGSDA; from the coding sequence ATGGTCCACTCCGTGCGCACTTCACGCCTGGCAGGTGCACTCGTCTCCGTGCTCGCACTCGCCCTGACGGCCACCGGCTGCGGCGGAGGCGGCTCGGCGGACGCGCCGAAGCAGACACAGAAGCAGAGGGCAAGCGGGGCAGCCGCCCCCAACCGGCTCGAACCGCTGGGCTCCGCGCCCGAGCCGGCGATGCCGGTCACCGTGGACTCCGCGGACGGCCGGAAGGTCACCGTCACCTCGGCCGACCGGATCGTGCCGCTCACCGGTTCGCTCAACGAGATCGTCTTCACCCTCGGGCTCGGGGACCGGGTGGTCGCCCGCGACATCACCGCCACGTTCGAACAGGCCGCGAAGCTGCCGGTGGTGACGCGCGCGCACGACGTCTCCGCCGAGAGCGTGCTCTCGCTGCGGCCCGGCATCGTCCTCGCCGAGACCACCACCGGCCCGGCCGAGGCGATCGGCCAGATACGCGACGCGGGCATCCCGCTCGTCGTGGTCGAGCCGGCGAAGAGCCTCGACGATGTCGGCCGGCGCATCGACCGGGTCGCGCAGATCCTCGGCGTCAAGGCCGCGGGCGCGGAGCTGAAGAAGCGTACGGAGGCCCGGATCGCCGCCGTCCAGAAGACGATCCCGGCCCGTGCGGGCCGGGAGCCGCGCGTGGCCTTCCTCTACGTACGCGGCTCGGCGGCCGTCTATCTGATCGGCGGAGCGCAGTCCGGCGCCGTCTCCCTGCTGGAGGCCGCCGGAGCGGTGGACGCGGGCAAGGAGTCGGGCCTCGACAAGGACTTCACGCCCATCACCAGCGAAGCCCTCGCCAAGGCGGCGCCCGATGCCATTCTCGTGATGACGAAGGGGCTCCAGTCCGTGGGCGGCGTGGACGGCCTGGTGGAGATCCCGGGCGTCGCCCAGACCCCGGCGGGCATGAACCGGCGCATCGTCTCGGTGGAGGACGGGGTGCTCCTCAACTACGGTCCGCGCACCGATCAGGTCCTCTCCGAGATCGTGTACCAGCTCTACGCGGACGGAAGCGACGCATGA